In a genomic window of Pirellulales bacterium:
- a CDS encoding AGE family epimerase/isomerase, with amino-acid sequence MNELNFTFSDLVAGYVVSADRDQNQFVLKTSDDREFTVRMTPTVFAELVRNLNEAYQDATGQAWDMLVPGRYLYVYGVFYPEQQTTFEAKHIVFLGRTENEYRFESQDWWVKQIKQLADFYLDAEFPGDEVDYRNYRTNLSSTGDKQKSGRQETDTISRLVYGFASAYMLTGDDRYLEAAEKGTEYLREHMRFSDKSEGTCYWYHAIDVKADGTEQKVFASEFGDDYQAIPCYEQIYALAGPTQTYRITGDNAILEDAKATIRLFNRHFKDASPKGGYYSHIDPITLSPHAESLGKNRSKKNWNSVGDHAPAYLINLFLATGNPEYADFLETTFDTISAHFPDYQASPFVQERFFDDWSKDQSWGWQQNRAVVGHNLKIAWNLTRMNSLRGKDEYVNLAKQIAEVMPAAGSDRQRGGWYDVVERVLEPGQNFHRFVWHDRKAWWQQEQAILAYLILTGALKDEKYRKHAREAASFYNAWFLDTECGGVYFNVLANGQPYALGTERGKGSHSMAGYHSFELCYLAAAYTNLLITKEPLELYFKPKQGGFPDNVLRVAPDLLPAGSVRIGSVWINGQEHRDFDAEALTVKLPADAAEMKVRVRLEPAEVALDADLLEVDGGVAKIALAGEFEPRVTRIVEEQVDAALAQHATSFVFVANDLKTISSEAIRYLVFTKQRLGSDVQMSLVGTNDAVRQAIEASEFNEEIALA; translated from the coding sequence ATGAATGAGCTGAACTTCACCTTTTCGGACCTCGTGGCCGGCTACGTCGTATCGGCCGACCGGGACCAGAACCAGTTCGTCCTGAAGACTTCGGACGACCGCGAGTTCACGGTGCGAATGACGCCGACCGTGTTCGCCGAGTTGGTGCGGAACCTGAACGAAGCCTATCAGGACGCGACCGGGCAGGCGTGGGACATGCTCGTCCCCGGGCGGTACCTGTACGTGTACGGCGTGTTTTACCCCGAGCAGCAGACGACGTTCGAGGCCAAGCACATCGTGTTCCTCGGCCGGACCGAGAACGAATATCGATTCGAGTCGCAGGACTGGTGGGTCAAGCAGATCAAGCAGTTGGCCGACTTCTATCTCGACGCGGAGTTCCCCGGAGACGAGGTCGATTACCGCAACTACCGGACGAACCTCTCGAGCACCGGCGACAAGCAGAAGTCGGGCCGGCAGGAGACCGACACGATCTCGCGGTTGGTGTACGGGTTCGCCTCGGCGTACATGCTGACCGGCGACGACCGGTACCTGGAAGCGGCCGAGAAGGGAACCGAGTATCTCCGCGAGCATATGCGGTTCAGCGACAAGTCCGAAGGGACCTGTTACTGGTACCACGCCATCGACGTAAAAGCGGACGGGACGGAGCAGAAGGTGTTCGCCAGCGAGTTCGGCGACGATTACCAGGCGATCCCCTGCTATGAGCAAATCTACGCTCTGGCCGGTCCGACGCAGACGTATCGCATCACGGGCGACAACGCGATTCTGGAGGACGCCAAAGCGACGATCCGGTTGTTCAACAGGCACTTCAAGGACGCGTCGCCGAAGGGGGGATACTACTCGCACATCGACCCGATCACGCTCAGCCCGCACGCCGAGTCGTTGGGGAAGAATCGGTCGAAGAAGAACTGGAACTCGGTGGGAGATCATGCCCCGGCGTACCTGATCAACCTGTTCCTGGCGACCGGAAATCCCGAGTACGCCGACTTCCTGGAGACGACGTTCGACACGATTTCGGCCCATTTCCCCGACTACCAAGCAAGCCCGTTCGTGCAGGAGCGGTTCTTCGACGACTGGTCGAAGGACCAGTCGTGGGGTTGGCAGCAGAACCGTGCGGTCGTGGGTCACAACCTGAAGATCGCTTGGAACCTGACCCGCATGAACAGCCTGCGGGGCAAGGACGAATACGTGAACCTCGCCAAACAGATCGCCGAGGTCATGCCCGCCGCGGGAAGCGACCGGCAGCGGGGCGGCTGGTACGACGTCGTCGAGCGCGTGCTGGAACCGGGGCAGAACTTCCATCGGTTCGTCTGGCACGACCGCAAAGCGTGGTGGCAACAGGAACAGGCGATCCTCGCCTACTTGATTCTCACGGGGGCGCTTAAGGACGAGAAGTACCGCAAGCACGCTCGCGAGGCGGCCTCGTTCTACAACGCATGGTTCCTCGACACCGAGTGCGGCGGCGTGTACTTCAACGTGCTGGCCAACGGCCAACCGTACGCCCTGGGGACCGAGCGCGGCAAGGGTTCGCACTCGATGGCCGGCTATCACTCGTTCGAGCTGTGCTATCTGGCCGCGGCGTACACGAACCTGCTAATCACCAAGGAGCCGCTGGAGCTGTACTTCAAGCCGAAGCAAGGGGGCTTCCCGGACAACGTGCTGCGAGTCGCTCCGGACCTGTTGCCGGCGGGGAGCGTGCGGATCGGCAGCGTGTGGATCAACGGACAGGAGCACCGCGACTTCGACGCGGAGGCGTTGACCGTGAAGCTGCCCGCCGACGCGGCCGAGATGAAGGTCCGGGTGCGGCTCGAGCCGGCCGAAGTTGCGTTGGACGCGGACCTGTTGGAAGTCGACGGCGGCGTGGCCAAGATCGCGCTGGCCGGCGAATTTGAGCCCCGCGTGACGCGGATCGTCGAGGAGCAAGTCGACGCGGCGCTGGCCCAGCACGCCACGAGCTTCGTCTTCGTCGCCAACGATCTGAAGACCATCTCGAGCGAAGCGATTCGTTACCTCGTGTTCACCAAGCAACGTCTGGGATCGGACGTGCAGATGTCGCTGGTCGGAACGAACGACGCCGTTCGCCAAGCGATCGAGGCGAGCGAGTTCAACGAAGAGATCGCATTGGCCTAA
- a CDS encoding oxidoreductase, whose product MNKHCERGMAKVALVTGASSGIGRATAETIVAAGYKVYGTSRRVVSADERPFEMLTLDVTSDESVAAAVSEVLRREGRIDLLVNNAGFSLAPAGAEESSIEQAQSIFDTNFFGILRMTRAVLPQMRSQRSGRIVNIGSILGFLPAPYMALYAATKHAVEGYSESLDHELRTWGIRVSVLEPASTSTQIDANAPEADAKLDEYREARTAVGQRLTQMIENGDGPGVVAAVVLKAASAARPKLRYTVGAAAGRLRWIRSFAPAGMVDSAIRKELRLHTLTPAH is encoded by the coding sequence ATGAACAAGCACTGCGAACGCGGAATGGCCAAGGTCGCCCTAGTGACAGGCGCCTCGTCAGGCATCGGCCGCGCGACGGCAGAAACGATCGTGGCGGCGGGCTACAAGGTCTACGGCACCAGCCGGCGGGTTGTCTCGGCAGACGAGAGGCCGTTCGAGATGCTGACGCTTGATGTTACGAGCGATGAATCGGTTGCAGCAGCCGTCAGTGAGGTGCTACGTCGTGAGGGTCGCATCGACTTGCTGGTAAACAACGCTGGATTCAGTCTCGCTCCGGCTGGAGCAGAAGAAAGTTCGATCGAGCAGGCTCAATCGATCTTCGACACAAACTTCTTCGGAATCCTCCGCATGACCCGAGCCGTCCTGCCGCAAATGCGAAGCCAGCGAAGTGGCCGCATCGTCAATATCGGGTCCATCCTGGGTTTCTTGCCAGCACCGTACATGGCGCTCTATGCCGCAACCAAGCACGCGGTCGAAGGTTATTCCGAGTCGCTTGATCACGAACTCCGCACATGGGGCATCCGCGTGTCGGTGTTGGAGCCTGCCAGCACGAGCACGCAGATCGACGCGAATGCGCCGGAGGCCGACGCAAAGCTCGATGAGTATCGCGAAGCGCGTACGGCCGTGGGCCAGAGACTGACGCAGATGATCGAGAACGGCGACGGCCCAGGAGTCGTCGCTGCTGTTGTGCTGAAAGCTGCCAGCGCGGCCCGGCCAAAGCTTCGATACACGGTCGGGGCCGCAGCAGGCCGCTTGCGATGGATTCGCAGCTTTGCGCCCGCCGGCATGGTGGATTCGGCGATTCGGAAAGAATTGCGACTCCACACACTAACGCCGGCACATTAG
- a CDS encoding outer membrane beta-barrel protein produces the protein MTCRPRALLLAFAALAGSVAPIAAAAGPGCGDEIACGDLVDCGSAAAAPVPWTLDDFLGLGDSDFFIAGHVQQGLNVNSRNPGNPAAGFGNAPAAGLVYRANDYLLNQLYVSMGNVADTSRDAFDIGYQVDLVYGSDYVFLRSLGLERHRDGTNRWNGDDGSGYGGVQRYGLAMPELAATFAYEETRLTVGHFYNILGHEALIPTENFYYTSNYALFFNGYGESVPITGAFLQTQLDEHWLVGGGFHRGQGKWEDNNNKLNGVGMIEWANTAKNLFLTYTFDVGAEDDAGQNAVFAQCAILEWQISKRWGYVLNSCYGSEENVAAGGATGRWYGIANYLAHSVSDKLVLGIRYDFFDDVDGTRVFPRAGFPALAPGAYHGLTLGANYFMIPNATLRPEVRWDWFSPDGALPPGPFDNGVARSQFMAAVDLLVTF, from the coding sequence ATGACCTGCCGTCCGCGTGCGCTTCTCTTGGCGTTTGCCGCTCTGGCCGGCTCTGTGGCGCCAATCGCAGCCGCCGCCGGCCCAGGTTGCGGAGACGAGATCGCCTGCGGAGATCTCGTCGATTGCGGCTCCGCCGCTGCCGCACCCGTCCCCTGGACCCTTGACGATTTCCTCGGCCTCGGCGACAGCGACTTCTTCATCGCCGGCCACGTGCAGCAGGGCCTCAACGTCAACAGCCGCAATCCCGGCAACCCCGCCGCCGGATTCGGCAACGCTCCAGCGGCTGGTCTCGTCTACCGCGCAAACGACTACCTGCTCAACCAGCTTTACGTCTCGATGGGCAACGTCGCCGATACCTCCCGCGACGCCTTCGACATCGGCTATCAGGTCGACCTCGTCTACGGCTCCGACTACGTCTTCCTGCGCTCGCTGGGGCTCGAACGTCATCGCGACGGCACGAATCGCTGGAACGGCGACGACGGCTCCGGCTATGGCGGAGTCCAACGCTACGGCCTCGCCATGCCCGAACTGGCCGCGACGTTCGCCTATGAAGAGACCCGCCTGACCGTCGGCCACTTCTACAACATCCTCGGGCACGAAGCGCTCATCCCCACCGAGAACTTCTACTACACCAGCAACTACGCCCTGTTCTTCAACGGCTACGGCGAGAGCGTCCCGATTACCGGCGCATTCCTGCAAACCCAGTTGGACGAACATTGGCTCGTCGGCGGGGGATTCCACCGCGGCCAGGGCAAGTGGGAGGATAACAACAACAAGCTCAACGGCGTCGGCATGATCGAGTGGGCCAACACGGCCAAGAACCTGTTCCTCACCTACACCTTCGACGTCGGCGCCGAGGACGACGCGGGCCAGAACGCCGTTTTCGCCCAGTGCGCCATCCTCGAATGGCAAATCTCCAAACGCTGGGGATACGTCCTCAACTCTTGCTACGGCTCGGAGGAGAACGTCGCAGCCGGCGGAGCCACGGGCCGCTGGTACGGAATCGCCAACTACCTCGCCCACTCCGTCAGCGACAAGCTCGTCCTGGGGATCCGTTACGATTTCTTCGACGATGTCGACGGCACGCGCGTCTTCCCCCGCGCCGGCTTCCCGGCTCTCGCGCCGGGCGCGTACCACGGACTTACGCTCGGGGCAAACTACTTCATGATCCCCAACGCCACGCTCCGCCCGGAAGTCCGCTGGGATTGGTTCTCGCCCGACGGCGCGCTCCCCCCCGGTCCGTTCGACAACGGCGTCGCCCGCAGCCAATTCATGGCCGCCGTCGACTTGCTCGTCACCTTCTGA
- a CDS encoding thiamine pyrophosphate-binding protein, with protein MTLCDTTPTTTIAASAKTGHEAVVEQLLADGFDHMFGNPGTVEEGFLDALRLYPQMKYVLTLQESVAVLAADGYARATGKPALVQIHSTPGLGNAIGALYQAYRGHSPLVVIGGDAGIRYQGLDAQMAGDLVAMARPVTKYATMVQHPSSLLRTLRRAIKIAATAPQGPVYVCLPLDVLDAPTTEVVRPTSIPSTRVAPEPALVDEAARALVASATPMIYVGNGVAASEAQGELARVAELLGAEAWDVDGGDVNLRYDHPLYQGATGHMFGAHSKPILSRGDANLIVGTYLLPEVFPETGDVLAPAATTIHFDLNAYEIAKNHPADLAAVCDPKLALAALAERIEQIITPAQMKSAHERTQLLAKRKAEAEQTARDQDEARVLSGGPLTFAPVAQALAAALPDDAIVFDEALTNSPPLTRYLPPRLARHYFCTRGGSLGVGIPGAIGAKAAHPDKTVVAVTGDGGSMYTIQALWTAARHGYDVKAIICNNRSYRLLQLNMTAFWEERGIAARQQPLPFDLSNPPLQFAAMAASYGVASARVSLVEEIEPSIRRMLDHPGPFLLEVELEGDVDPELVGVKCGQ; from the coding sequence ATGACTCTTTGCGATACGACGCCGACGACGACGATCGCCGCGAGCGCGAAGACCGGGCACGAAGCGGTCGTCGAGCAGTTGCTCGCCGACGGGTTCGATCACATGTTCGGCAATCCCGGGACGGTCGAGGAAGGGTTCCTTGATGCGCTGCGGCTGTATCCGCAGATGAAGTACGTGCTGACGCTGCAGGAGTCGGTCGCCGTACTGGCGGCGGACGGCTACGCCCGAGCGACCGGCAAGCCGGCGCTCGTGCAGATTCACAGCACGCCGGGGTTGGGCAACGCGATCGGGGCGCTCTATCAGGCGTATCGGGGCCACTCGCCGCTGGTGGTCATCGGCGGGGACGCGGGGATTCGCTACCAGGGGCTCGACGCCCAGATGGCCGGCGACCTTGTGGCGATGGCCCGACCGGTGACGAAGTACGCGACGATGGTGCAGCATCCTTCGTCGTTGTTGCGGACGCTGCGGCGAGCGATCAAGATCGCCGCCACAGCGCCGCAGGGGCCGGTCTACGTCTGCCTGCCGCTCGACGTGCTCGATGCGCCGACGACCGAGGTCGTCCGGCCGACGAGCATTCCCTCGACCCGCGTGGCGCCCGAGCCGGCGCTTGTGGACGAGGCGGCTCGCGCGCTTGTCGCGTCAGCCACGCCGATGATTTACGTCGGCAACGGGGTCGCTGCGTCGGAGGCGCAAGGGGAACTCGCGCGGGTGGCGGAACTGCTCGGCGCCGAGGCGTGGGACGTCGACGGCGGGGACGTGAATCTGCGGTACGATCATCCGTTGTACCAGGGCGCCACGGGGCACATGTTCGGCGCCCATAGCAAGCCTATCCTGTCGCGCGGCGACGCGAACCTGATCGTCGGCACGTATCTGCTGCCGGAAGTCTTCCCCGAGACGGGGGACGTCCTTGCCCCGGCGGCGACGACGATTCACTTTGATCTGAACGCGTACGAAATCGCCAAGAACCATCCGGCCGATCTCGCGGCGGTTTGCGATCCCAAGCTCGCCCTGGCGGCGTTGGCCGAGCGGATCGAGCAAATCATCACGCCCGCGCAGATGAAGTCGGCGCACGAACGCACGCAGTTGCTGGCGAAGCGAAAGGCGGAGGCCGAGCAAACGGCTCGCGATCAGGACGAAGCCCGCGTGCTGAGCGGCGGCCCCCTGACGTTCGCCCCGGTGGCGCAGGCCTTGGCGGCAGCGTTGCCAGACGACGCGATCGTGTTCGACGAGGCGCTGACGAATTCGCCGCCGCTGACGCGGTATCTGCCGCCGCGACTTGCGCGGCATTATTTCTGCACGCGGGGGGGGTCGCTGGGGGTGGGGATCCCCGGGGCCATCGGCGCCAAGGCGGCCCATCCCGACAAGACCGTCGTCGCCGTCACGGGGGACGGGGGTTCGATGTACACGATCCAAGCGTTGTGGACCGCGGCCCGCCACGGATACGACGTCAAAGCGATCATCTGCAACAACCGTTCGTATCGGCTGCTGCAGCTCAACATGACGGCGTTCTGGGAGGAACGCGGCATCGCCGCGCGGCAGCAACCCTTGCCGTTCGATCTGTCGAATCCGCCGTTACAGTTCGCAGCGATGGCCGCATCGTACGGCGTCGCCTCGGCGCGCGTGAGCCTCGTCGAAGAGATTGAACCGTCGATCCGGCGGATGCTGGATCACCCCGGCCCGTTCCTGCTCGAGGTCGAGTTGGAGGGAGACGTCGACCCCGAACTCGTGGGCGTGAAGTGCGGCCAGTAG
- a CDS encoding TetR/AcrR family transcriptional regulator has protein sequence MRVTRAEAEKNRERIIETAARLFRERGFDGIGVAKLMKVVGLTHGGFYGHFSSKEDLMAQACEHALKRSLDAFHHAAEHGGENALSTVASAYLSATHRDQPADGCMLAALGAEAARLDSPVRSIFTHGVRSVVDALVQLLPGVSLPKKRERALTIYASMVGAMVLARAVDDADLSEEVLKSVLASIMHPDSL, from the coding sequence ATGAGAGTTACCAGAGCGGAGGCAGAAAAGAACCGAGAACGGATCATCGAAACTGCGGCGCGGCTGTTTCGCGAGCGCGGCTTCGACGGCATCGGAGTGGCGAAACTGATGAAAGTCGTCGGACTCACCCACGGCGGCTTCTACGGCCACTTCTCGTCGAAAGAGGATTTGATGGCGCAGGCATGCGAGCACGCGCTGAAACGGTCGCTCGACGCTTTCCATCATGCGGCTGAGCACGGGGGTGAGAACGCCTTATCTACCGTCGCGAGTGCTTATCTGTCTGCCACGCACCGTGACCAGCCGGCCGACGGATGCATGCTTGCAGCGCTGGGCGCGGAAGCGGCGCGCCTTGACTCGCCAGTTCGCAGCATCTTCACTCATGGCGTCCGCTCAGTGGTCGACGCACTGGTGCAGCTTCTGCCAGGAGTCTCCCTTCCGAAGAAACGCGAGCGCGCACTTACGATCTACGCCAGCATGGTCGGTGCGATGGTCCTGGCGCGCGCGGTCGATGACGCGGACCTTTCCGAGGAAGTGCTGAAGTCGGTCTTGGCGTCAATTATGCATCCTGATTCGCTTTGA
- the glgX gene encoding glycogen debranching protein GlgX: MSIDVAETLSTSTAPVNDGVGLLSEGSPYEGSPYVVEIGRAHPLGATADADGVNFAVFSEHATRIELLLFDNHDDAIPTAVIELSADRHRTFHFWHCYVRGLKPGTHYAYRVDGPRDLDAGHRFDPTKLLLDPYAKGITKTLWRRGDACRSGSNLATSLRASVTGVEYDWEGDQPLNRPLSETIIYEMHVGGFTRSATSGTEHPGTFLGVAEKIPYLTSLGVTAVELLPAFDFDDAEVLREVDGQPLRNYWGYSTMGYFAPHSGYCTSAHCGQQVREFRDMVKALHKAGIEVILDVVFNHTDEGNDRGPTYSFKGLDNLVYYYLVRENKQYYYDYTGCGNTFNCNHPVPEKLIVDCLEFWVREMHVDGFRFDEGSVLTRGEDGAPLAHPPVIWAAELSETLADTKLFAEAWDAAGLYQIGYFPGYRWGEWNGRYRDDVRRFVRGDAGLAGAVASRIAGSADLYQSRGHLPVNSVNFVDCHDGFTLNDLVSYDGKHNDANGEGNRDGIDDNLSWNCGVEGPAADPAVDALRERQIRNFATILMLSQGVPMFVMGDEVRRTQQGNNNAYCQDNEISWFDWSSVDRHAGMLRFWQRLIAFRRHHSVIHRARFFTGETNARGLADVTWHGVELDAPGWEDPNARALAMTLGGFDGEDDVHVMMNMYWEPLEFALPEVAGRRWHRVIDTVLESPQDAVDPGQEPLVEGPNYRVAGRSVVVLISK; the protein is encoded by the coding sequence ATGAGCATCGACGTCGCCGAAACACTCAGCACCAGCACGGCGCCTGTCAACGACGGCGTCGGGCTGCTCTCCGAAGGCTCGCCGTATGAAGGCTCGCCGTATGTCGTCGAGATCGGTCGAGCCCACCCGCTGGGAGCGACGGCCGACGCCGACGGGGTGAACTTCGCGGTCTTTTCGGAACACGCGACGCGGATCGAGCTGCTGCTGTTCGACAACCACGACGACGCGATTCCGACGGCCGTCATCGAGTTGAGCGCCGATCGGCATCGGACATTCCACTTTTGGCACTGCTACGTCCGCGGATTGAAGCCGGGGACGCACTATGCGTATCGGGTCGACGGCCCGCGAGATCTGGACGCGGGGCATCGGTTCGATCCGACCAAGTTGTTGTTGGACCCGTACGCGAAGGGGATCACCAAGACCCTCTGGCGTCGCGGCGACGCGTGCCGCTCCGGGAGCAACCTGGCGACCTCGCTGCGGGCGTCGGTGACGGGTGTCGAATACGACTGGGAGGGAGACCAGCCGCTTAACCGCCCCTTAAGCGAAACGATCATTTACGAGATGCACGTCGGCGGGTTCACGCGGTCGGCGACGTCGGGGACCGAGCACCCGGGGACGTTTCTGGGCGTGGCCGAGAAGATCCCCTACCTGACGTCGCTGGGCGTGACGGCGGTCGAGTTGCTGCCGGCGTTCGACTTCGACGACGCCGAGGTGTTGCGCGAGGTCGACGGCCAGCCGCTGCGAAATTACTGGGGATACAGCACGATGGGGTACTTCGCCCCGCACTCGGGCTACTGCACCAGCGCTCATTGCGGCCAGCAGGTGCGCGAATTCCGCGACATGGTCAAGGCGCTTCACAAGGCGGGGATCGAGGTGATCCTCGACGTCGTGTTCAACCACACCGACGAGGGGAACGATCGCGGCCCGACGTACAGCTTCAAGGGGCTCGACAACCTCGTTTACTACTACCTGGTGCGCGAGAACAAGCAGTATTACTACGACTACACCGGATGCGGCAACACGTTCAACTGCAACCACCCCGTTCCTGAGAAGCTGATCGTCGACTGCCTGGAGTTCTGGGTCCGCGAGATGCACGTCGACGGTTTCCGATTCGACGAAGGCTCGGTGCTGACTCGGGGCGAAGACGGGGCGCCGCTGGCTCATCCGCCGGTGATCTGGGCGGCTGAACTGTCGGAGACGCTGGCCGACACGAAGCTGTTCGCCGAAGCGTGGGACGCCGCGGGGCTGTACCAGATCGGGTACTTCCCCGGCTATCGCTGGGGCGAGTGGAACGGTCGGTATCGCGACGACGTGCGACGGTTCGTCCGCGGAGATGCGGGACTCGCGGGGGCGGTCGCGTCGCGAATCGCGGGGAGCGCCGACCTGTACCAGAGCCGCGGCCACCTGCCGGTCAACAGCGTCAACTTCGTCGACTGCCACGACGGATTCACGCTGAACGACTTGGTCTCCTACGACGGCAAACACAACGACGCTAACGGCGAAGGGAACCGCGACGGGATCGACGACAATCTCAGTTGGAACTGCGGAGTCGAGGGGCCCGCGGCGGATCCGGCCGTCGATGCCCTGCGGGAACGACAGATTCGCAACTTTGCGACGATCCTGATGCTGTCGCAGGGCGTGCCGATGTTCGTCATGGGGGACGAGGTGCGACGGACGCAGCAGGGGAACAACAACGCCTACTGTCAGGACAACGAGATCAGTTGGTTCGACTGGTCGAGCGTAGATCGGCACGCGGGGATGCTGCGGTTCTGGCAGCGTCTGATCGCGTTTCGGAGACACCACTCGGTGATCCATCGGGCGCGGTTCTTCACCGGCGAAACGAACGCTCGCGGGCTGGCCGACGTGACGTGGCACGGGGTCGAGCTCGACGCCCCGGGCTGGGAGGACCCGAACGCCCGCGCGCTGGCGATGACCCTAGGGGGCTTCGACGGCGAAGACGACGTCCACGTGATGATGAACATGTACTGGGAACCGCTGGAGTTTGCGCTTCCCGAGGTCGCGGGCCGGCGTTGGCACCGCGTGATCGACACCGTTCTGGAATCGCCGCAGGACGCGGTCGACCCGGGCCAGGAGCCGCTCGTCGAGGGACCGAACTACCGTGTCGCCGGCCGCAGCGTGGTCGTGCTGATCTCCAAGTAA
- a CDS encoding DJ-1/PfpI family protein — MRILFVISEWGYWGEEVVGPLEACDLAGYQVDFLTPTGRKPTPLRVSMDPKYVDPPLGRSVTSPEMAEKTRALVASGRLDNPRSLAEWFPQRAYPSSPTYLRDMEAYYEQIDRIVDKELAKYDALVIAGGSGAMVDLANNSRLHQVILGFVKLDKPVAVECYGVACLAFARDLREKRSIIAGKRVTGHPIDYDYLDGTGFEGPHAIDGGNLGFGEGFVNFGPPFYPLEYVMRDAVGPEGQFIGNVGHKTSVVVDYPFITSRSTASSVECGRMLVEVLEKGLRRHGW, encoded by the coding sequence ATGAGAATCCTGTTTGTCATCTCCGAATGGGGCTATTGGGGCGAAGAAGTCGTCGGCCCGCTTGAGGCCTGCGACCTGGCCGGCTACCAAGTCGACTTCCTGACCCCCACGGGAAGGAAGCCGACGCCGCTGCGCGTGAGCATGGACCCCAAGTACGTCGATCCGCCGCTGGGTCGCTCGGTCACCAGTCCCGAGATGGCCGAAAAGACTCGCGCGCTCGTCGCGTCGGGGCGGTTGGACAATCCGCGGAGCTTGGCCGAGTGGTTTCCGCAGCGAGCGTATCCCAGTTCGCCGACGTACTTGCGGGACATGGAAGCGTACTACGAGCAGATCGACCGCATCGTCGACAAGGAGCTCGCCAAGTACGACGCCTTGGTAATCGCCGGCGGCAGCGGAGCGATGGTCGACCTGGCGAACAACTCGCGACTGCACCAGGTGATCCTGGGATTCGTCAAGCTCGACAAGCCGGTCGCCGTGGAGTGCTACGGGGTGGCGTGCCTGGCGTTCGCTCGCGATCTGCGGGAGAAGCGAAGCATCATCGCGGGGAAGCGCGTCACGGGGCATCCCATCGACTACGACTACCTCGACGGCACCGGGTTCGAGGGTCCGCACGCCATCGACGGCGGCAATCTCGGGTTCGGCGAAGGGTTCGTCAACTTCGGCCCGCCGTTCTATCCGCTGGAGTACGTCATGCGCGACGCCGTGGGGCCCGAAGGGCAATTCATCGGCAACGTCGGGCACAAGACCTCCGTGGTCGTCGATTACCCGTTCATCACCAGCCGGTCGACCGCCTCGAGCGTCGAGTGCGGACGGATGCTGGTCGAGGTGCTGGAAAAAGGCCTGCGGCGACACGGGTGGTGA
- a CDS encoding antibiotic biosynthesis monooxygenase: MPSFLFHLQVKPECQGQALATLAAIQRAARLDEGCLSFTWFRHKSDPNRFTMHERWTSEAALTAHKAKGVDVWQAFVPCLAADPVAEELEQVGEVLCAGLTDAMVRRFAQEWFDKLSNRAPVEQLLALAADNGLDIRFPDARLRNHAEFAAWYASVGERFDEQEHVLESLATQPSEAGMLVFVTVVWKARQKSDGQRLAMRANQTWTLGRAGADNLPVVLSYNVNSLENA; encoded by the coding sequence ATGCCCAGTTTTCTGTTCCATCTGCAAGTGAAACCCGAGTGCCAGGGGCAAGCCCTGGCAACTCTGGCCGCAATTCAGCGCGCCGCCCGTCTGGACGAGGGATGCCTGTCGTTCACGTGGTTTCGGCACAAGTCGGATCCTAATCGGTTCACGATGCACGAGCGGTGGACCTCGGAGGCGGCGCTGACCGCTCACAAGGCGAAAGGGGTCGACGTGTGGCAGGCGTTCGTCCCCTGCTTGGCCGCGGATCCGGTGGCCGAGGAGCTCGAGCAGGTCGGCGAGGTCCTGTGCGCGGGACTGACCGACGCGATGGTCCGGCGCTTCGCCCAGGAGTGGTTCGACAAACTGAGCAATCGGGCGCCGGTCGAGCAACTGCTGGCGCTGGCGGCCGACAACGGGCTCGATATTCGCTTTCCTGACGCGCGGCTGCGGAATCATGCCGAGTTCGCCGCTTGGTACGCGTCAGTCGGCGAGCGGTTCGACGAGCAGGAGCACGTGCTCGAATCGCTGGCGACCCAGCCGAGCGAGGCGGGGATGCTGGTCTTCGTCACAGTCGTCTGGAAAGCCCGGCAGAAGTCCGACGGCCAACGGCTGGCCATGCGAGCGAATCAAACGTGGACCCTCGGCCGGGCCGGAGCCGACAACCTGCCGGTCGTACTGTCGTACAACGTGAACTCGCTGGAGAACGCGTAG